One Artemia franciscana chromosome 7, ASM3288406v1, whole genome shotgun sequence DNA segment encodes these proteins:
- the LOC136029255 gene encoding uncharacterized protein LOC136029255, translating into MDLAPKRKRDIELQIQQKNHYKGNSLDILDKGDKNEQFFNKLHAKRGISKESCNSNSGNECAETRSSSTEVSSNNPAPAIKLKFSNDGSFLEQFKKLTESKVLPPMPSSCIKKEIG; encoded by the exons ATGGACTTGGCTCCTAAAAGAAAACGAGACATTGAGCtacaaattcaacaaaaaaatcattataagGGAAACAGCTTGGATATACTAGATAAGGGAGAcaaaaatgaacagttttttaaCAAACTCCATGCTAAAAG aggtatatcaaaagaatcatgtAATTCAAACAGTGGCAATGAATGTGCAGAAACCAGAAGCTCAAGCACAGAAGTATCTTCAAATAATCCAGCTCCTGCCATTAAGCTGAAGTTTAGCAATGATGGGTCTTTTCTAGAGCAATTCAAAAAGCTGACTGAGAGCAAAGTATTACCACCTATGCCATCAAGCTGCATCAAAAAGGAAATTG